AACTGTTCCTATATCCCGCGCCAGTTCGCCCGTGCGGAACATTAATTCCCTGAATTTAGCTTCACTTATATTTGAATGTTCTGTAACGAACCGTATCACCCTGTCCTGCATTTTGTCCAAATACTCATAAGTCTGGGGCACTCCTATAACTAAACCGGTTAATCGGATAGGATGAACAGTCATGGTAGCTGTTTCAGCAATAAAGGAATAGTCTGCCGCACAGGCAATGGGAACGCCAATACTGTGCCCACCACCTAATACTAGCGAAACAGTGGGTTTTGACATACTTACTATCATTTCAGCGATAGCCAGCCCTGCTTCAACATCTCCCCCTACTGTGTTCAATATGATAAGGGTTCCTTCGATGCTCGGGTCTTGCTCGATGGCAACCAACTGAGGTATCACATGCTCATATTTAGTTGTTTTATTT
The window above is part of the Calderihabitans maritimus genome. Proteins encoded here:
- a CDS encoding ClpP family protease yields the protein MTEGFNFQPPPVPPQPQTQPIPQEPVPPGSPPRRVRRASRKVDALRELGQLNIPGVRSNIHCITVVGQIEGHMVLPPQNKTTKYEHVIPQLVAIEQDPSIEGTLIILNTVGGDVEAGLAIAEMIVSMSKPTVSLVLGGGHSIGVPIACAADYSFIAETATMTVHPIRLTGLVIGVPQTYEYLDKMQDRVIRFVTEHSNISEAKFRELMFRTGELARDIGTVLVGRDAVNVGLIDEVGGVARAVTKLQQLIAERKTENAGGH